A part of Anabas testudineus chromosome 9, fAnaTes1.2, whole genome shotgun sequence genomic DNA contains:
- the gins4 gene encoding DNA replication complex GINS protein SLD5, whose product MADVLSDDGSGSGHDDSQEDVMTPAELIAKLEEAWLNEKFSPELLENRSEVVECVMEQLTHMEANLQRVKKGDAKASVHRMEIDRIRFVLSSYLRSRLQKIEKFFPHVLEREKSRGEGDASLLSPEEFAFAKEYYANTETYLKAVALKRMPPNLQTVDMLKAVPEPCLDSFVFLRVKERQENILVEPETDDQREYVVDLEEGSQHLMRYRTIAPLVSSGAVQLI is encoded by the exons ATGGCGGACGTTTTGTCCGATGATGGCAGCGGCAGCGGCCATGATGACAGTCAGGAGGATGTTATGACTCCGGCGGAGCTGATCGCTAAACTAGAAGAA GCTTGGCTGAACGAGAAGTTCTCCCCggagctgctggagaacagGTCCGAGGTGGTGGAGTgtgtgatggagcagctgaCTCACATG GAAGCCAACCTGCAGCGGGTGAAGAAAGGTGACGCGAAGGCCAGCGTCCATCGCATGGAGATAGACAGGATCCGCTTCGTTCTCAGCAGCTACCTGCGTTCTCGTCTGCAGAAG ATTGAAAAGTTTTTCCCGCATgtgctggagagagagaagtcTCGAGGTGAGGGAGATGCCTCTCTGCTTTCACCTGAGGAGTTTGCCTTTGCCAAAGA GTACTACGCTAACACAGAAACCTACCTGAAGGCTGTGGCTCTGAAACGCATGCCCCCCAACTTGCAGACAGTGGATATGCTAAAAGCAG TTCCTGAGCCCTGCTTGGACTCCTTTGTGTTTCTACGTGTGAaagagaggcaggaaaacatCTTGGTCGAGCCTGAGACAGATGATCAGAG agaGTATGTTGTGGATCTTGAAGAGGGCTCTCAGCACCTAATGCGGTATCGAACTATAGCACCACTTGTTTCAAGTGGAGCTGTGCAGTTAATTTGA